The following coding sequences are from one Clostridioides difficile ATCC 9689 = DSM 1296 window:
- a CDS encoding sensor histidine kinase: MKKYNILKGTLIVLIVSLLAITGLNLLYKYDNKYTYKSIRASNGILTIDNDTFTKGKLVFLIDDWEFYNHKIFKPNDFTEQDIKPEYVFIGQYPDFSMRKGTQSPYGNATYRMRIKNEGKDKLLSLELPEIFSASEVWINGEMVSKLGDVGTEKYRPKIKNSVVSFIAKKNTEIIINVSNFSHYYSGLYYPPALGETKDISNMMFYRLLFYSIICFTTFAIAIFSLSVWFLSNKSKIYLYFGCMCVFFAIHVSYPFVHLLGLPLVSFTYAVEDLSYFMVVLCIICINGSISKIEENKVYRFLILPLGITMSIISIVIPIILFPYDMYFVNIYGKLIDIYKYIVFIYILMSSLVSIYKKTCSEHISSYILVSVNTVFGISILFDAVTSNRFEPIFTGWQTEYCGFVIVILFSVMMINRNRIIIKENEKLTRNLEHEVEVRTNELTTLLNERKRFLADVAHDLKAPVSAIQAFIDLIKVGNIHVDEETRTYLYAINQKSNEVQNRVRSLQEFTSQDKSIGISEKICLNNFIKEIYENNLPDTQACGVNFEAYVLEKKIYAKINKEMLTRAFENLIYNALTFTPFDGKIILSMDKEDGFAIIKISDNGKGIPPENIPKVFDRFFTERDNNEPKGQGLGLYIVKSIIREHGGEIFVDSELGKGTVFTIKLSLCFL, translated from the coding sequence ATGAAAAAGTATAATATACTAAAAGGAACTCTCATTGTATTGATAGTCTCTCTGTTGGCAATAACAGGATTAAATCTTCTGTATAAATATGATAATAAATATACATATAAGTCTATTAGAGCAAGTAATGGAATTTTAACTATAGATAATGATACTTTCACTAAAGGTAAACTTGTCTTTTTGATAGATGACTGGGAGTTTTATAATCATAAAATATTTAAACCGAATGATTTTACAGAGCAAGATATAAAACCAGAATATGTTTTTATAGGTCAATATCCAGATTTTTCCATGAGAAAGGGGACTCAGTCACCATATGGGAATGCTACTTATCGTATGAGAATAAAAAATGAAGGCAAGGATAAGCTACTAAGTTTAGAGCTTCCTGAGATTTTTTCCGCAAGTGAAGTATGGATAAATGGAGAAATGGTTTCTAAATTAGGAGATGTAGGAACAGAAAAATATAGACCCAAAATTAAAAATTCAGTAGTAAGTTTTATTGCAAAGAAAAATACAGAAATTATAATCAATGTATCGAATTTTTCACATTATTATAGTGGTTTGTATTATCCGCCTGCATTAGGAGAAACAAAGGACATAAGTAATATGATGTTTTATCGATTACTTTTTTATAGTATAATTTGCTTCACAACTTTTGCAATAGCTATATTTTCATTGTCTGTATGGTTTCTTTCAAACAAAAGTAAAATTTACTTATATTTTGGATGTATGTGTGTTTTCTTTGCCATCCATGTATCCTATCCCTTTGTACATTTGTTAGGACTGCCTTTGGTAAGCTTTACATATGCGGTTGAAGATTTGTCATATTTTATGGTAGTTTTATGTATTATTTGTATAAATGGAAGTATATCCAAAATAGAAGAAAATAAAGTGTACAGATTTTTAATTTTACCATTAGGAATTACAATGAGTATCATATCTATAGTGATACCAATTATTCTTTTTCCATATGATATGTACTTTGTCAACATATATGGGAAGTTAATAGACATATATAAATATATTGTATTTATATATATATTAATGTCTTCGCTGGTTTCAATATATAAAAAGACATGCTCTGAGCATATAAGTTCTTATATTTTAGTTTCAGTAAACACTGTTTTTGGAATTAGCATATTATTTGATGCAGTTACGAGTAATAGATTTGAGCCTATATTTACAGGGTGGCAAACAGAATATTGTGGGTTTGTAATTGTTATTTTATTTTCTGTTATGATGATAAACAGGAATAGAATAATAATAAAAGAGAATGAAAAACTTACAAGGAATCTTGAACATGAAGTTGAAGTGAGAACTAATGAACTTACAACATTGTTAAATGAACGTAAAAGATTCTTGGCAGATGTAGCACATGATTTAAAGGCACCTGTTTCGGCTATACAAGCATTTATAGATTTGATAAAGGTTGGTAATATTCATGTAGATGAAGAGACAAGAACCTATCTTTATGCTATAAATCAAAAGTCAAATGAAGTACAAAATAGAGTACGTAGTTTGCAAGAATTTACATCACAAGATAAAAGCATTGGTATTAGTGAAAAAATATGTCTGAATAATTTTATTAAAGAGATATATGAAAATAATTTGCCAGATACACAAGCATGTGGTGTAAACTTTGAAGCTTACGTATTGGAGAAAAAAATATATGCAAAGATAAATAAAGAGATGCTTACAAGAGCATTTGAGAATTTAATTTATAATGCTTTGACCTTTACTCCATTTGATGGAAAGATAATTTTATCAATGGATAAAGAAGATGGATTTGCAATTATTAAAATTTCTGATAATGGAAAAGGTATACCTCCAGAAAATATACCAAAGGTATTTGACAGATTCTTTACAGAAAGAGACAATAATGAGCCAAAAGGGCAAGGGTTAGGGCTATATATTGTCAAATCCATTATAAGAGAGCATGGTGGAGAAATCTTTGTAGATTCAGAACTAGGAAAAGGAACTGTTTTTACAATAAAATTAAGTCTATGTTTTTTATAA
- a CDS encoding response regulator transcription factor, with protein MYNLLVVDDDVDILNINQIYFSNIGFNVYTSETAKDAMDIVESIVLDCIILDISLPDIDGYKMCNDIKEKVNIPIIFLSNYEHEEEKVRGFLAGGDDYITKPYSLKELELRIYARMRQYKNITSVPNVLKFSALVINVNSRKVTFDGESIDLTTMEFEILLFLAENKEQVFSKIEIYNQVWKMPDIGDQHTVQVHIAQMRKKINSLSREHQYIQTVWGKGYKFVP; from the coding sequence ATGTATAATTTACTGGTTGTAGATGATGATGTTGATATTTTAAACATAAATCAAATTTATTTTTCTAATATAGGTTTTAATGTATATACATCAGAGACTGCTAAAGATGCTATGGATATAGTAGAGAGTATAGTTTTAGACTGTATAATTTTGGATATTTCATTGCCAGATATAGATGGATATAAAATGTGCAATGATATAAAAGAAAAGGTTAACATACCTATAATATTTTTATCTAATTATGAGCATGAAGAAGAAAAAGTTCGGGGATTTTTAGCTGGGGGGGATGATTATATAACAAAACCCTATAGTTTAAAAGAACTTGAACTTAGAATATATGCTCGTATGAGGCAGTACAAAAATATTACATCAGTTCCTAATGTGTTAAAGTTTTCAGCGTTAGTAATAAATGTAAATTCAAGAAAAGTAACTTTTGATGGAGAAAGTATAGATTTAACTACTATGGAATTTGAAATATTATTGTTTCTAGCTGAAAACAAAGAACAAGTATTTTCGAAGATAGAGATATATAACCAAGTTTGGAAAATGCCTGATATTGGAGATCAACATACAGTGCAGGTTCATATTGCACAGATGAGAAAAAAAATTAATTCTTTAAGCAGGGAGCATCAATACATTCAAACCGTATGGGGAAAAGGATATAAGTTTGTACCATAA
- a CDS encoding phosphate ABC transporter substrate-binding protein gives MFKKKIGVLLASTMLVGALAVGCGSNSGDSGDSSKVSVSGSTSIGPLMETIGEKFQEKNQGVSVEVQQIGSSGGIKNAIEGTSEIGMSSRDLKDEEKSAGLKETKIAIDGIALITNTANSVKNLTMDQVKGIYTGKITNWKEVGGNDAPIVIVSREEGSGTRDGFQEIVGFDSEELTKDAQISDGSGNIKTTVEGNENAIGYISFGYVDEKVNSLKINDVEATDANVIANKYPISRPFILVNKEDGLSEKGKALIDYILSDEGQALVSEKGFIKVNQ, from the coding sequence ATGTTTAAAAAGAAAATAGGCGTTCTTTTAGCTAGTACAATGTTAGTTGGAGCTTTAGCAGTAGGATGTGGCTCTAACTCAGGAGATTCAGGAGATTCAAGCAAAGTTTCTGTTTCAGGTTCAACTTCAATAGGTCCTCTTATGGAAACTATCGGAGAAAAGTTTCAAGAAAAAAATCAAGGTGTTAGTGTAGAAGTACAACAGATTGGTTCTTCTGGAGGTATAAAAAATGCTATAGAAGGAACATCTGAAATAGGAATGAGTTCAAGAGATTTAAAAGATGAAGAAAAAAGTGCTGGATTAAAGGAAACTAAAATAGCAATAGATGGTATAGCATTGATAACTAATACTGCAAACTCAGTAAAAAATCTGACAATGGACCAAGTTAAAGGTATATATACAGGAAAGATTACTAACTGGAAAGAAGTAGGAGGAAATGATGCACCAATAGTAATAGTATCAAGAGAAGAAGGTTCAGGAACTAGAGATGGATTCCAAGAAATTGTAGGGTTTGATTCAGAAGAACTAACTAAAGATGCACAAATAAGTGATGGTTCAGGAAATATAAAAACTACAGTTGAAGGAAATGAAAATGCTATAGGATATATATCATTTGGATATGTTGATGAGAAAGTAAATAGTTTAAAAATAAATGATGTTGAAGCAACTGATGCAAATGTAATAGCTAATAAATATCCAATATCAAGACCATTTATATTAGTTAATAAAGAAGATGGTTTGTCAGAAAAAGGTAAAGCTTTAATAGATTATATATTAAGTGATGAAGGACAAGCACTTGTTTCAGAAAAAGGATTTATTAAAGTTAATCAATAA
- the pepF gene encoding oligoendopeptidase F translates to MGTDRSTIEEKYKWKIDKMYSSKEEIEKDISKVKNLIQEVKEYKGKLSESKENLYKVLNISENASRIVQNLYVYTHMKQHEDTRINDNQGRATKTEMLSTDLGVATSYIVPEILAIEENKLSEYLKDEKLSFYAKYIKDILRDKPHTLSEREEEILAATSELSTIPENVYDMLAYADMEFPEIEDEEGNKVKLSHSNYSLFIKSKNSRVRKDAFEGEFSTYEKYKNTFASTLYGGIKSEIFYAKTRKYNSAIEASLFSDDVSLDVYNNLISAIDKSIPNLNKYVELKKKFLGLNEIHMYDLYVPLTDKFDMDIPYDKAQDIILEALKPLGEEYLKIIKSAFDEGWIDVYDNEGKKGGAYSWGSYDSHPYILMSYKNDLNSLFTLIHELGHSVHSHYSRTSQPFLYSDYKIFVAEVASTLNELLLINYLLENSKSKDETIYLLNYYLEQFRTTVHRQTMFAEFEKIVHQRVESGEPLTADEFTNIYYKLNEKYYGKSAIVDKQIGIEWARIPHFYSNFYVYKYATGFSAASALSQQILSEGSTAVDRYINFLKSGGSEYPLEQLKSAGVDMTKKESIEEALNVFAELVNKLEKEL, encoded by the coding sequence ATGGGAACTGATAGAAGTACAATAGAAGAAAAGTACAAATGGAAGATAGATAAGATGTACTCCAGTAAAGAGGAAATTGAAAAAGACATAAGTAAAGTAAAAAATCTTATCCAAGAAGTAAAAGAATATAAAGGGAAGCTTTCTGAGAGTAAGGAGAACTTATATAAAGTATTAAATATCTCTGAAAATGCATCTAGGATTGTTCAAAATTTATATGTATATACTCATATGAAACAACATGAAGATACTAGAATTAATGATAATCAAGGAAGAGCCACTAAGACAGAAATGTTATCTACTGATTTAGGTGTGGCTACTTCTTATATAGTTCCAGAAATACTGGCGATAGAAGAGAATAAGTTAAGTGAATACTTAAAAGATGAGAAGCTATCCTTTTATGCAAAATATATAAAGGATATATTGAGAGATAAACCACATACTTTGAGTGAACGAGAGGAAGAAATACTTGCAGCTACATCAGAATTATCGACAATTCCAGAAAATGTATACGATATGTTAGCATATGCAGATATGGAATTTCCTGAGATAGAAGATGAGGAGGGGAATAAGGTTAAGCTTTCTCATTCAAACTACTCTTTATTTATAAAAAGTAAGAATAGTAGAGTTAGAAAAGACGCTTTTGAAGGTGAATTTTCAACATATGAGAAATATAAAAATACATTTGCCTCAACGCTTTATGGTGGAATAAAATCAGAGATATTTTACGCAAAAACTAGAAAGTATAATTCAGCAATAGAAGCGTCTTTATTTTCAGATGATGTAAGTTTAGATGTTTACAATAATCTTATATCAGCTATAGATAAAAGTATTCCTAATCTAAATAAATATGTTGAGCTTAAAAAGAAATTTTTAGGATTGAATGAAATACACATGTATGATTTGTATGTTCCTTTGACAGATAAATTTGACATGGATATACCATATGATAAAGCACAGGATATCATATTAGAGGCACTTAAACCTTTAGGAGAAGAATACTTGAAGATCATAAAAAGTGCTTTTGATGAAGGGTGGATTGATGTATATGATAATGAAGGTAAAAAAGGAGGAGCTTATTCTTGGGGAAGTTATGATTCACATCCTTATATATTAATGAGCTATAAAAATGACCTTAATTCTCTATTCACTTTAATTCATGAATTAGGGCACTCTGTTCACAGTCATTATTCAAGAACAAGTCAACCATTTTTATATTCGGACTATAAGATATTCGTTGCAGAAGTTGCATCTACATTAAATGAATTACTTCTTATAAATTATTTATTAGAAAATTCTAAGTCTAAGGATGAAACTATATACTTATTAAATTATTATTTAGAACAATTTAGAACTACAGTTCATAGACAAACTATGTTTGCTGAATTTGAAAAAATTGTACATCAAAGGGTAGAGAGTGGAGAACCACTTACTGCTGATGAATTTACTAATATATACTACAAATTAAATGAAAAGTATTATGGAAAATCTGCAATAGTAGATAAACAAATAGGAATAGAATGGGCGAGAATACCTCATTTTTATTCAAACTTCTATGTATATAAGTATGCCACAGGGTTTTCTGCTGCAAGTGCTTTAAGTCAACAGATACTTTCAGAAGGAAGTACTGCAGTAGATAGATATATAAACTTCTTAAAAAGTGGAGGGTCAGAATACCCACTAGAACAATTAAAATCTGCTGGTGTAGATATGACGAAAAAAGAATCTATAGAGGAAGCCTTAAATGTATTTGCTGAATTAGTTAATAAACTAGAAAAAGAATTATAG
- a CDS encoding MgtC/SapB family protein, translated as MIDIGSKEIAIRLLLALIIGGIIGLEREKIRQFAGFRTHILIAIGSCIVSITSIQLFFDYNLYTNADPARMPAQVLSGIGFLGAGAILKNKGGVKGLTTAAGMWATACIGIAVGYGYYELAILGGLFVMIALFVLRIINTFLFSQEKNVLILKLSNLDSIPFLYDKFEKNQLIVRNMEIECRNEEYWKVNFFVSYAKRIHLHDVMKEINMIEGVINVDYLD; from the coding sequence ATGATTGATATAGGAAGTAAGGAGATAGCAATAAGGTTACTATTAGCACTAATAATAGGAGGAATAATAGGCTTAGAGAGAGAAAAAATAAGACAGTTTGCAGGATTTAGGACACATATACTAATTGCAATAGGTTCTTGTATTGTTTCAATAACTTCGATTCAATTATTCTTTGATTATAATTTGTATACAAATGCTGACCCAGCAAGAATGCCTGCTCAAGTATTATCTGGAATTGGTTTTTTAGGTGCAGGAGCAATTTTAAAAAATAAAGGTGGAGTAAAAGGGCTTACTACAGCTGCTGGGATGTGGGCAACTGCATGTATTGGTATAGCAGTTGGATATGGTTATTATGAATTGGCAATTCTAGGTGGATTATTTGTAATGATAGCATTATTTGTGCTTAGGATAATCAATACGTTTTTATTTAGCCAAGAAAAGAATGTGTTGATATTAAAATTAAGCAATTTGGACTCTATACCTTTTTTATATGATAAATTTGAAAAAAATCAACTTATCGTAAGAAATATGGAAATAGAATGTCGTAATGAAGAATACTGGAAGGTTAATTTTTTTGTATCTTATGCTAAGAGAATACACTTACACGACGTTATGAAAGAAATAAATATGATAGAAGGAGTAATAAATGTAGATTATTTGGACTAA
- a CDS encoding aspartyl-phosphate phosphatase Spo0E family protein, which produces MANNELEALKNEIEAVREEINTYIEYPEIFQEELVESSKKIDILINKYMYLSK; this is translated from the coding sequence ATGGCGAACAATGAATTAGAAGCGTTAAAAAATGAGATTGAAGCAGTTAGGGAAGAGATAAATACATACATAGAATATCCAGAAATATTTCAAGAAGAGTTAGTAGAATCAAGTAAGAAAATAGATATATTAATAAATAAATACATGTACCTAAGCAAATAG